Within the Arthrobacter sp. V1I7 genome, the region TCCGTCGCCACTCATGGGCACCAATTGCCCCGACAAGCTCATGCAAGGACACAACGGAAGATTCGCCGATATCACCGTACGCCTCAGCGGCGGCCTCCCGGATATCCGGTGCGCGGCGCAGCGGCACCACCGGACCCGGATCAAGAGGAATCAGCAGCAGGCCGAGAATGCGTGCACGATGCGAGCGGGACTGGCGATGCCGATAGAACTCATCGGCCGGAGTTCCTGCAATCTTTTTCTTTCCGGCGCCTACCCGCCGGTCCAAGGCGTTGAGGATCTGCCGCGCGTTGTGGAAGTCACCGTGCCAGAGCATCGCGATCCCCTGTGACGCCATCCGGTTCGCATCATCGGCCGTGAGAGAGTCGGAGACCACTTCGACGCGCGTCGGCGCCGGCCTGCCGTTCGCCGACCGCCATCGCGCGGTCATGCTGCCGCCAGCCTCGACCCAGGTCACGACGGCGCGCTCATCCACCGAAGCTGTGCGCGAAGGCTTGGGGACCGATGTCGGGATTCCCACGTGAGCTGGCGTGTCGGTACTGATAAAGAGATCCATTCCAAGAGTCCGGGGGCCGATCAGAGACTGCCGATTGCGGCGGCGATTCACGACGTCCAAGGCTACGGCCCAAGATTCCGGACCGTCATCCGGCCGCGAACCGAGCTTGGTCAATGACCGCTGGAGCCATTCAACCCACATAGTCAGGATACAGGGGTGCCGTAGCCGCCACCCGCCGATATGGGCTTGCAAAACCTCCAGACCATCGCTGACCTGCCACGCCAAAAAACAGCATCGGCCCACCGGACCGGGCCGAAAGCGCAAGCCACCCCTTCCTGGTGGTCGCCCCTACCTCCGTGTTGCCCAACCGGGCCGCGGAAATCGGACCCTTCGCCCTCGGCTTGCCCGTCAACGCCATCACAGACACGCTGAGCAGCTCTACGGCGGCTGGCACATGATCCTTTCCGGGCTGAAGACTCGGCTGGAGACCGGCGAACTCCTCACCACGCCCGGCTCACTGATGTACACCTGACGCAACCAACGCACCCAACCCGGGCGCGCCGCCGTCGTACTCTCCTATGCCCGGCAACGGATGCGTTGTGTTCCGCCCCGCTTCGCCTGCTCCTCAGGATGCGGGGGGACGTTGCCCGTCGAATGGATCATCGGTGAAAGGGCATCGGCGTCAACCTGTCCCGTGATGTCCATCGCGGCTTCGAAACAGTGCCGCCCATAAGATGAGGCATGGACTTCGAGGGTATGCTCTGGACGGTTTTGGGTGCCGGGCTGGTTCTGCTGATGCTCGTTGACGTCTTTCGTACGCTCCTTTACCCGCACGGTTCTGGTCCTGTAGGCCGGGCGATCATGCGCGGATTCTGGCTGGTGTCGAGAAGACTGCGGGGCCGGGGCACCTTCATCGCAGCACCTTTGGCCATGGCTGCTGTCATTGGCACCTGGGCAGGCCTGGCGGCCATCGGCTGGGCCCTGCTCTATCTGCCCCATCTGCCGGCCGGTTTTGTTCACGGAGCCGGGGTTCCACAGCGAGGCGACTTTGCCGAAGCGCTCTACATCTCCCTTGTCACTCTTTCCACTGTGGGTTTCGGCGAAATCGTGCCGGCGCATCCGCTGCTCAGGCTGGTGGTGGCCCTCCAGGCCGTCACCGGTTTCGGGTTGCTGACGGCAACGGTCACTTGGATCCTGCAGACGTACCCGGCCCTGAACCGCCGCCGCGCCCTTGCCCACCAGCTGAACCTGTTCAGGGAAGCTGCAGGTCCGGCGGGCGTATTATCGCTGGACGCCAGGCATGCTGCCGGACTGTTGGAATCAATGGCCGGAAACGTGGCTTCGGTGAGCATAGATCTGCTTGCGTTCCACGAAACCTACTACTTCCGTGAAGTCGAGCAGCGCGGCTCCTTGCCGGCCACGGTGGCCTACGCCCAGGAGCTGGCATCCCAGGCCCAGCGCAGCGAGAGCCCTGAACTCCAGTTCGCCGGACGGATGCTCCACGCGGCGCTGGACGCACTCGCGGAGGTTCTTCGCGGCAAATTCGGCCACTCAGGGACCACTTCTTCCGATGTGTTCGACAGCTACGAGCTGCACCACCGACACCTGCGGCGGGGGGAACCGGACACGAACTAGCGTCACGGCGCATGCTCCCTGAGAAGCCCCTAGACATGTGACCAATTAGTCACCTATCCTAGAACCGTGGACGCCGTATTCAAGGCTCTGGCCGACCCCACCCGCCGCGATCTCCTGGATGAGCTCTTCCGGGAGGACGGGCAGACCCTGCACGCGCTCGAGGCCCGTTTCGACATGACCCGTTACGGCGTGATGAAGCACCTCAAGCAGCTGGAGGAAGCCGGCCTGGTGGTCACCCGCCGTCGGGGCCGCGAGAAGCTCCATTTCCTGAATCCGGTGCCCATCCGCCTGGTCCACGACCGCTGGGTGAGCAAATATGCCGAACCATGGGCCGCTGGCCTCAGCGACCTCAAAACCAGATTGGAAAGTTCCATGGAAAAGATCTTCGAAATCTATATCAAGACCACTCCTGAGCAGCTCTGGGAGGCCATCACAAACGGCGAAATCCGCAGCAAGTACCAGTTCGGGTCCATGGTCACCTCGGACTGGACGCCGGGGTCCCGGTTCGAGATGGCGCCCAAGGGCGGGGAACCCCTGGGCGAGGGCGAGAACCTGGAGGTGGACCCCCCCCGCCGGCTCGTCCAGAGCATGCGCGCGCTCTGGGGCGAGGACGTCAAGGCCGAAGGCACGTCCCGGGTTACCTGGGAGATCGAACCGGTGGGCGATTCCTGCCGCCTGACCGTCACCCACGACCAGCTCCGCGAAGGCGCCAACGAACAGCTCTACGGCGGCTGGCCGATGATCCTCTCCGGCCTGAAGACCTGGCTGGAAACCGGCGAGCTCCTCACTACGCCCGGCTCCTTCATGTACACCTAAGGCGGCCGGCAAGCGCAAGCCGGGCGCCGCCGTCGCACTCCCCCGCCCAGCCTGCTTCCTCCGGTCCACTACCTCTGGCGCCCACCGGGTGCCCGTCCAGGTGCCGGAGCAGGGCTTCGCATGGCGGCCTCCGCCATCTGGACCACTGTGCGACGATGTCGGAATGGAACCGACCTCGGAAGTACTGCGTTATGCCGCCTTTACCACCACCCCCGACGGGGGAAATCCGGCGGGGGTTGTCCTGGACGCAACCCGGCTCGACGACACCCGGATGCAGGCCATCGCGGCCGACGTCGGATATGCGGAAACGGTCTTTGTCACCGAGGCGGCGGTTGACCGGGACTCCCGCCGAAACCGTGTGCGGTACTTCTCCCCGATCGCCGAGGTGCCGTTTTGCGGCCATGCCACGATTGCTTTGGCCGTCGCGCTGTCAGGGCGTGATGGTACGGGGACTTTTATCTTCGACACGGCGGTAGGACCTGTCGTGATCGAGACCGCAGGACAGGGCGCAGCGGTGACGGCACGCTTCACGAGCGTGGAGCCGCGAGTGGCCGAGTTCCCCGACGGTGTTCTGAGCACCCTGCTCGGGTTGCTCGGCGTGGGCCGGGGCGAACTGCACCCTGCGTACCCTCCGATGATCGCTTTTGCCGGAAACTGGCACCCCATTCTTGTCTTCGCAGAACGGAGGACCTTTGACTCGTTCGTTTTCGACCCGGATCCCATGCGCAGCCTGATGGATGCCCAGAACTGGGCCGGCACCGTCACGACGCTCTGCGAGATTGGACCGGGCGAGTTCGACTCGCGCAACCTCTTCCCGGTGGGCACCATCACTGAAGATCCGGCGACAGGCTCGGCAGCCGCTGCCTTCGGCGGATACCTCCGCTTGCTTTCACTCGTGGAGCCGCCAAGCCGCGTGGTGGTGCACCAAGGCAGCCATGTCGGCCGCGCGAGCGTGCTCACTGTCGACATTCCTGCGTCCGGCGGGATTATCGTGAGCGGTGAAGCCGTCGAGATTACTTGAATCGTACGAGCCTTTTTTGCGTGCGGTGAGCCGACACTGCGAACTCTCTGCCAGGGTGCGGGAAGGGGCGAGCGACGCTAGGATTCCCGCATCGCGTTCATCTTCCTCGGCGCGGGCCTGATAAACAGCTTTGCCTGGGTGTTCTACATCTTCGGATTGATCCTGCTGATCACCGCCGGCCACCTGCTCACACCGGATTCCCACGATCACCGCCACGGCTTTCTCGCTCATGGGCCTGCGGCAGCTGTTCTTCGGCATCGACGGGCTGCTGGACCGTCTCGTCTACCTCTCCCGCGGCCTCGCCGCCAACCTTGGCTTCATCGACGTCAAGCTCTTCCTGCACGCCCTCCGCGAGAACACCTGCCGTTCATCAACGACGGCGAACACGTCAACGTCGTTGAGGTCAGCACCGCTCTCTCAGTTGGCGTGATCCTCGGCGTCCTGGCCGTCACCGTGCTGCGAACGAATCTTCGACAAAATGATCAGCGAAGAGGAGTAGCTGAGGAAGCTCCCGGAGAAATACAGCGGCTCATCCGCAAGGCACACGCCGAGCACTACGAAGACCTCCACCGTGAGGAGCAGCGCTAAGGGCCCCTGGGCACTGCTGACTGGGCACCCACCACGCCAAAATAGGTTATCCAAGGCCGTGTAGACCGCGCACAATGTCGTGAAGTACTGGATCGAGTCCCGCTCCGCACGTCGCAGCGCGGCAGACCAACCGTCACCAACCTGAGGGAGATCTTCATGGGCAAGCTCACCGTCACCGCTTTTACCACTCTGGACAACGTCGCCGAGGAGCCCCATCTCTGGTCGGGCGAGTTCTTCAGCGACGCCACCGGCGCGTTCAACGACGAAGTGCTGGCCGAGGCGGACTCGATGCTGCTCGGTCGGGTCACGTACGAGGGCTTCGCCGCTGCCTGGCCGTCGCGATCGGGCGACTTCACCTCCGACAA harbors:
- a CDS encoding metalloregulator ArsR/SmtB family transcription factor; the protein is MDAVFKALADPTRRDLLDELFREDGQTLHALEARFDMTRYGVMKHLKQLEEAGLVVTRRRGREKLHFLNPVPIRLVHDRWVSKYAEPWAAGLSDLKTRLESSMEKIFEIYIKTTPEQLWEAITNGEIRSKYQFGSMVTSDWTPGSRFEMAPKGGEPLGEGENLEVDPPRRLVQSMRALWGEDVKAEGTSRVTWEIEPVGDSCRLTVTHDQLREGANEQLYGGWPMILSGLKTWLETGELLTTPGSFMYT
- a CDS encoding potassium channel family protein, producing MDFEGMLWTVLGAGLVLLMLVDVFRTLLYPHGSGPVGRAIMRGFWLVSRRLRGRGTFIAAPLAMAAVIGTWAGLAAIGWALLYLPHLPAGFVHGAGVPQRGDFAEALYISLVTLSTVGFGEIVPAHPLLRLVVALQAVTGFGLLTATVTWILQTYPALNRRRALAHQLNLFREAAGPAGVLSLDARHAAGLLESMAGNVASVSIDLLAFHETYYFREVEQRGSLPATVAYAQELASQAQRSESPELQFAGRMLHAALDALAEVLRGKFGHSGTTSSDVFDSYELHHRHLRRGEPDTN
- a CDS encoding PhzF family phenazine biosynthesis protein encodes the protein MEPTSEVLRYAAFTTTPDGGNPAGVVLDATRLDDTRMQAIAADVGYAETVFVTEAAVDRDSRRNRVRYFSPIAEVPFCGHATIALAVALSGRDGTGTFIFDTAVGPVVIETAGQGAAVTARFTSVEPRVAEFPDGVLSTLLGLLGVGRGELHPAYPPMIAFAGNWHPILVFAERRTFDSFVFDPDPMRSLMDAQNWAGTVTTLCEIGPGEFDSRNLFPVGTITEDPATGSAAAAFGGYLRLLSLVEPPSRVVVHQGSHVGRASVLTVDIPASGGIIVSGEAVEIT